In Bacteroidales bacterium, the DNA window GTTATTGGGTTTGACGTTTGGCGCTAAAATTTAGTTGCCGTTTTCTTGCACTATCTTTTCCATTTATTAACATACTTAAACAAAAGTAATTAACTTCCAAAAACTACCAAACCGGCAATTAATTTTAGCGCATGTTATGTACTGGGCGTATTTTCTGCATTTCAAACTAATATTAAGCTAACCATAAAGCACAAAAATTGTTTTAGTTTTTTTTGGGTGGAAAATCATATTGCTTGCAAAGCAAAAGCGGGCTGGGTTGGCAAACTTTTAAAGCAAATTGGTTGGTGTAATTGCCAGTGGGTTTGCTTTAAAAGTTTGCCAACGAAGCGCCGGATTTCTCCTAATCTAGTATCAATCTTTCTGTTTTTACTGTTTTATTATTAAAGACTTTGATTAGGTATATACCTTTTCTATGGTTTGTTAAATCAAGTTCTTCAATAATTTTGTCAGCTATATTCTCAAATTCCTTTGTGTATATTACCTTCCCGTCTATTGATACAATATTTACAATTATTTTATCCTTTCCAATATTTTCAATACTTAAATTAATTAAGCCTGTTGTCGGGTTCGGATATAATTTTACAATTGCAGGATTTGTGTTTATTGAAAGAATATCTGTGCTACTCTTAATTGTAATTACTATCGTATCGGAATTTGAACATGAATTATTATCTGTAACTGTTACAGAATAAGTATAAGAAATAGTATCCAAAAGAGTACCATTTACTTCTAAAGTCTGACTTGTTGAGCCGTCATTCCATTCATATCCTGCAAAACCTTCGCCGGCGTCTAAAAGAATCAGATCAGTATCATAGATAGTTGTGTCATTTCCTAAATTGACAATTGGTAAAGGATAAACAGTTAAAGTGAGAGCAATCACGCTGTCGCAACTATTTATAGAAGTTAGTGTATGAGAGTAATCACCGGATTCGGAAAGTTCGGTTCCAAAGAAATCATAAGATTCTCCTGCACAAATATCAGAAGAAACAGGTGTTTCATATACAGCATTAACTGTAAGATTAGTTATTATTACACTGTCGCAACCTAAAACGGTTTGCAGAGTGTCGTAATAAGTTCCTGATAATGTTTGATATTCACCTTGTGCAAAGTAGCTTTCGCCTTCGCAGATTACCGGTTCAACAACTGTTTCAAAAACAGCATTAACGGTCAAATTAGTAACTATCACACTGTCGCAACCAAAAACAGTTTGTAGTGTATCGTAATATGTTCCCGGTTCGGTTTGCAATTCGCCTTGTGCAAAATAATTTTCGCCTTCGCAGATTGCCGGTTCAACAACTGTTTCAAAAACAGCATTAACGGTCAAATTAGTAACTATCACACTGTCGCAACCAAAAACAGTTTGTAGTGTATCATAATATGTTCCTGGCTCGGTTTGTAATTCGCCTTGTGTAAAGTAGGTTTCCCCTTCGCAGATTGCGACTGCTTCTTCAATCAAATAAACAGAATTTACAATTAATGTGAGTTCATACACACTATCACAACCATTAGTAGTTGTTATTGAATCATAATAGATTCCTGATGTATTATATTCATTGCCATGCCAGATGAAAGTTCCACAGATAGTTGTGTCTTCGCTGAAATTGTAAACAGGATTTACTATTAGGTCAAGCACGTAAATACTATCTACATCATTAATAGAAAGCAAAGAATCGTAATAAATTCCTGTTGCTGTGTAATTACTTTCGTGCCATGAGTAAATTTCACCATTACAAATAGCTGCTTCTTCTTCAAATAAATAAAAATTTTTGAAAAAATACGCAGAGCCGCTTATTGGACCATTGTCATCATCCCTATACGCACTAATAAGCGCCATATCTTCAAAAATGCTTACCGAGTAGCCGAAATAATCATTAATTTCCTCTTCTTGAGAAATAAATTTTTGGGTTTCAGTCGTATCAACCCAACCGTTTGCAGGTTTTTTAAAAATATATGCACCATTATCGTAAGCACCAATAAGTGCTACATCCCCTGAAATGCTTACCGACCTACCAAAATAACTTTCATTGTCAGAAGCAACTAATTTTGCAGTGTTAGGAATCCAACCAGCCCAACCTGTTGGAGGTTTTTCATAAACACCGGCAATGCGGCCATTGTATGCACCAACTAGCGCTACATCGCCTGAAATGCTTACTGAACATCCGAAATCTGACCCAACTGCATTAAAACTAGCTGTTTCAGAAGTATCGACCCAACCGGTTTCAGGTTTTTCAAAGATATAGGCTGAACCAGTATTCGAATAATTCCCGGGTGCACCAATAATAGCTACATGCCCGGAAATGCTTACCGAATATCCGAAATGATCATAGTACCCTGGCCCGTCTGAAGCAAGTAACTTAGCGGTTTCAGTACTATTGACCCACCCGGTTACTGGTTTTTCAAAAATATAGGCAGAACCGCATGCGATACCATTGTCGTCATCCCTGTAAGCTCCAATTAGTGCTACATCGCCGGAAATGCTTACCGAATAGCCGAAATAATCATTACTTTCCCCATCTGAAGCAATTAATTTAGCGGTTTCAGTCATATCAACCCAACCGCTTACAGGTTTTTCAAAAATATAGGCAGAACCACTTTCAAGACCGTTATCATCATCTTGGTATGCACCAACAATCGCCACATCGCCCGAAATGCTTACAGAGTAGCCAAAATAATCACCACTTGCCCCGTCTGAAGCAGTTAACCGGGCTAATGTTTCCCAATTTGTACCATTGTAATGCAATATGTAGGCGCAACCTATATAATCATCAAAACCATTAAAACCATAAGCACCAATAATAGCATAATCTCCATCAATAAATACAGAAGAACCATAATAATGATTAATATTATTTGAATATGGTTGTGGCAGTATTTTAATTGTTTCGGTCATATTTACCCAGCCGGTTACAGGTTTTTCAAAAATATAGGCTGAGCCGCTATTTTTACCATTGTCATCATCAAGGTGTGTACCAATAAGCGCCACATCCCCGGAAAGGCTCACTGAATAGCCGAAATTATCACCATATTCGCCATCTAAAGTCACTAATTTGGCAGTTTCAGTAATATTAACCCATCCTGTTACAGGTTGTTCAAAAACATAGGCTGAGCCGCTATATAAACCATTGTCAGCATCATCTCTTGCACCAACAATAGCCACATCCCCGAAAAGGCTTACCGAGCAGCCGAAACGATCATTAATTGCCCCATCTGAAGCCGTTAATTTAGCAGTTTCAGTAGTATCCACCCAACCGCTTACAGGTTTTTCAAAGATATAGGCAGAGCCGCTATATGAACCATAGTCAGCATCCCCGTATGCACCAATAAGGGCTACATCCCCGGAAATGCTTACTGAATATCCGAAGTAATCATAACTTGCCCCGTCTGAAGCAGTTAATTTGGCGGTTTCAGTAGTATCGACCCAACCGCTTACAGGTTTTTCAAAGATATACGCAGAGCCGCTTTCTGAACCATTGTCATCATCATTGTGTGCACCAATAAGCGCTACATTCCCGGAAATGCTTACTGACCATCCGAAATAATCATCATCATATGCCGCGTCTGAAGCAGTCAACCATGCGGTTTCAGTCATATCAACCCAACCGGTTTCAGGTTTTTCAAAAATATAGGCTGAACCATTGTCATATTTATAGATTGCCCCAATAAGCACCACATCCCCAGAAATGCTTACCGAGTAGCCGAAATGATCATAATATGCCCCATTTGAAGCAGTCAATTTAGCTGTTTCAGTAGTATCGACCCAACCGGTTTCAGGTTTTTTAAAAATATAGGCTGAGCCGCTATATGAACCATTGACATTATCCTTGTATGCGCCAACAAGCGCCACATCCCCGGAAATGCTTACCGAATGGCCGAAATGATCATTACTTGCCCAATCTGAAGCTGTTAATTTAGCCAAAGTTTCCCAGCTTGTACCATTATAATGTAATATGTAGGCGCTACCCTGCATATCATTAAAACCGGAAGCGCCAACAATTGCATAATTTCCATCAATTGATACAGAACTACCATATTGATCACTTGCATTATTCAGATATGGCACAGGCAATGTTTTATCTGTTTCATGCCATTGTTGTGAGTTTGCTTTTTCTAAAGTTAAAAGGCTTAAAATTAGAAATAAAATAAAGTAAAAATTTTTCATAATTAATTTATTTAAAAGGTTAAATAACATATAAACCAATTGATTTTTTTTCTTTCCAAGTCTCGAAGACTTGAAAAGTAAAAACATAAAATATATTTATAAAACATACTTTTTTACTGTCAGGTGTCCGAATATATTTTGATAATTTTTTCATGAAAATATTTATTAGCTATAAATTCATAGCGGCAATTATATAATAATAATTTATAAAAAAGTCCTAATAAACGTTGGGCATTAAATTCGGACTTTTTTTTTTAAAGTTAAACACTATTTTATTAAAAGTCAATACTCCAAATAGTGTATTTTTTGAGTTATTTTTTCCATTGATGAATGTTGTTTATTATTCTAAACAGGCAAATTTAGCTCTTCCCGATTGGGGTCGTGGGCTGATTTGCGGTTAAATCGGGATGTGCTAAATTGAGCAATGGCATTTCCCAAATTGCCCGATAGGGCAAAAGCGGGATGGGAAAAACTAAAACAATTTTCTTTCAAATACTTCATAATTCTTATTTTATACGCCTTGTACATAACATCTAAATATATCGAAGAGTAAATATATTTCTCTTATACGATAAATCCTCGCTAAGCGGAATTACAAATTCCGCTTAACTGGACAGTTTTACCCACTTTTTTATCAAATTGCAAACAGCTTATTTCTTGTAATATGTTTTATGTCAGCACTTTAGCTCGCTTGTTTTTAGCTTGTGTTTTGTGTAGTTAGTTTTGTAAAATATTATTTATTATTTAATTACATTTAATTTTACAATCCAAAAATCATATTCCCCATAATTTGTACTTAGGTCTCCATCGCTTGACTCTGAATATCCTGCAATTATATATCCTCCATCTGTCGTTTGTTCAATAGAATATGCCTCATCAAAGTTACTTCCGCCCAAAGATTTTTCCCATTTCATATTGCCAGTATTATCTAATTTTACGATCCAAAAATCCGAACTACCATTATTCATGGAAACATCACCATTATTTGAGGATGATTGGCCAGCAATAATATATCCTCCATCTATAGTTTGTCGGATTGAATTAGCCCTTTCCCAATCATAACCACCATATGATTTCTCCCATTCCATAGTACCTGAAACATTTAATTTAACAACCCAATATATGTATTCTTTATCTGGATTTGAGACATTTCCATCATTTGAATTTGAATAACCACAAATTATAAAACCACCATCAGAAGTTTGGTTTATAGAACGTGCAATATCTCTGTCACTTCCTCCGAGAGATTTTTCAAACAACAAATTACCTATGCTATCTATTTTAATTATCCAGTAATTATCTTCATTATAATTTGTATGAGTATATCCTGCAATTATGTAATTTCCATTTTCTATTTGTACTATAGAATATGGTATGTCAGAATCAAAATCTCCATATGTTTTTTCCCATTCTATATTTCCTACTACATCAATTTTAACTATCCACCAATCAGCTAATTGAATATGAGTTGTGACATTACCATCATCTGAATTTGTATATCCACAAACTATGTATCCACCATCACTAGTTTGTTGAATAGAAGTAGCTTCATCGTGTGAACTACCACCATAACATTTTGTCCAATCTATATTTCCAGAAACACCTAATTTAACAATCCAATAATCTGAAGAACCATTTGTATTGTGAAAACCTGTAACATGTCCATCATTAGAATTGGATGAACCTGCTATAATATATCCGCCATCATTGGTTTGCTGAATTGAAAATGGATCATCTTTCCAACTTCCTCCTAATGTTTTTTTCCATTCAATTTCTCCAGATTGATCTAATTTAATAATCCAATAGTCCCATACACCAAAATTTTCTGTAATATCATAATCAATTGATTCTGTATAACCTACAACAATAAAACCTCCATCATTTGTTTGTTTGATTGATTTAGCAACATCATTATCACTACCACCAAATGATTTTTGCCATTCGATTACAGGTTCTTTTGAAATATCATCATTATTTATATTTTCCTTTTTACAGGAAAAGGTGAAAATTATTGTACTAATTAAACCAAAAAATAAAGCTATTTTTTTCATTTATATTTTCTTTTATTATCAAAAGTGCAATCTGAACATAATTACACACAACATCTGAATATATCGAAGTAGATATATTTCTCTTATAGGATAATTACTAAATAACCAATAATACTATTCATTAACATCCAATAAATTAAGGAAAAAAGCATAATCTAATGCGATTTCCTTGTATCTTTCAAATCTTCCTGATGCTCCTCCATGTCCATATTCCATATTAGTATAAAGAAGCAACATATTATTATCGGTTTTTTTATCCCTTAGTTTTGCAAGCCATTTTGCCGGCTCCCAGTATTGAACTTGTGAATCGTGCAAACCTGTTGTAACGAGCATTGCAGGATAATTCATTTTCTCAACATTATCATAAGGTGAATAAGATAACATATAGTCATAATAAACTTTTTCATTAGGATTTCCCCATTCATCATATTCACTTGTGGTTAAAGGAATATCTTCATCAAGCATTGTTGTTACTACATCAACAAACGGAACTGCTGCAACTACTCCTTTGAAAAGGTCAGGACGCATATTAATAATTACTCCCATTAATAATCCACCTGCACTACCACCTAATGCAAACAATTTTGATTTATTTGTAAATTTTTGCTCTATCAAATATTCAGCACAATCAATAAAATCAGTAAATGTATTTTTTTTGTTAAGTAATTTCCCGTCTTCGTACCACTCTCGTCCTAATTCCTGTCCGCCACGGATATGTGCAATAGCATATACAAATCCTCTGTCTAATAAACTAAGCCTTATAGAACTAAAATAAGGTTCAACAGACGAACCGTATGAGCCATAACTATATAATAGCAAAGGATTATTCCCATTTTTTTCTAAACCTTTCCTGTAAACAAGTGAAATAGGAACTTTTTTTCCATCCCTTGCATTTGCATACAACCTTTCTGAAACATAATTATCAGAATTAAAATCGCCTATTATTTCTTGTTGTTTGAGTAATTTTTTTTCTTTTGTTTTCATATCGAAATCAAAAGTAGAACTTGGTGTTGTTAATGAAGAATATTTGTAACGAAGCAAATTGGTTTCAAATTCATAATTAACAGAAATATATGCTTCGTATGTTTCTTCGCCAAAATCAATAAAATATTCATTATTATTTTTTAATTCAATTACTTTGAGTTGAATTAAGCCATTTTCTCGTTCACTTACCACAATATAATCATTAAAAACCTCTATTTTTTTAATTAAAACATCATTCCTATGCGGAATAATTTCTTTCCAGTTTTCTTTATCAGTCTTACAAACCGGAGTTTCCATTAAACGGAAATTCTTAGCATTAAAATTTGTAACTATATAAAATTTATCTTTATAATGCGATATTGAATATTCAAGGTCTTTTTCCCTTTTTTGAATTATTTTAAATTCACCATCAGTATTGTCTGCATCAAGAAATCTGTATTCGCTTGAAAGAGTACTTTTTGACTTGATAATTAAATATTTATTTGATTTTGTTTTACTTATATAAGTATAATATGTTTCATCTGTTTCGGTAAACAGTTCTTTGTCGTTCAATACATCTTCTCCAAGTTTATGTTTTAATATTTTATAAGCACGAAGTGTTTCGTCTTTTAAAGTATAAAAAATTGTTTTATTATCATTAGCCCATACAGCTCTTCCTGTTGTATTATTAATCTTTTCAGTAAATATTTTTCCGGTTTCTATATCTTTTATATAAATTGTATATTTTCTTCTGCTAACCGTATCAACACCAAAGGAAAGTAATTTATTATCCATACTTACACTTAATCCTGTAAGCTGATAATAACTGTATCCTTTTGCCATTTCATTAACATTTATTAATATTTCTTCATTTGCTTCTAAATTTTCTTTTTTCCGGCAATATATCGGATATTCTTTCCCTTCTTCATATCTGGTATAGTAATAATATCCATTATTTTTATATGGTACAGATTCGTCTGTTTGTTTAATTCTTCCAACAATCTCATTAAATAACTTTTCCTGAAATTTTTCAGTATGTTTTAATCTCTCTTTTGTATATTCATTTTCAGCTTTCAAATAATCAATTACCTTAGGATTGTCTCTTTTATTAAGCCAATAATAATTATCAATTCTTGTATCACCATGAATTGTTAATTCCTTTTTAATTTTTTCAGCAACAGGCGGTTTAATGTTTTCCATTTTATTATTATTATTACAAGCAGATAAATAAACAAGTAAAATAAAAACGAGTGATAATTTTAGTAAATTAAGTTTCATGTTAAAATAGATTTATTATAAAGTTGTTTAATAATTGTTTCATTGTACTTTAGACCTGCCTAACAGCAAATGTCAATAAGTTAAGGTTTAAATAATTTAATAGATTACTCCCTTCGGTCATGAGAAAAGTTCCTGCTTTCGCAGGAATGACAGGCAGAAGTGTCTTTTCATAGCTTCTGTCATTCCGCACTTGATGCGGAATCTATTAACTTATTGACATTGGCCTGACTGCAGACAAGTTTATGCCATGAATGCTTACGTTATTTGTTGTTAAAATAATAATTTAAAAGTTTTTTTGCTGCTATAAACGGACTGATTTTTTTATTCATAACATCATTTTCATACATAGATAATTTAGCTGAAATATCAGGATGATTATAAAAATTTGACTTTAACTGCTCATTAATAGACTGATACATCCAATATTTTGCTTGTTCTTTTCTTCTTATATTAAAATAGTTATTATCAAGGGTTAATTTATGATATTTTATAATATTTTCCCATATATCATTAATACCTGCTTTACTTATTGCTGAACATAAAACAACCTTTTGTTCCCATCCTGACGGGGTTGGAGGAAAAAAATGTAAAGCATTTTTATATTCTCTTGCTGCCAGCTTTGTTTTTCCTATATTTTCGCCATCGGATTTTGTTATAGCAATCATATCAGCCATTTCCATTATTCCTCTTTTTATTCCCTGCAATTCATCTCCCGCACCGGCAAGCATCAATAAAAGAAAAAAATCAACCATTGAGTGCACAGCAGTTTCAGACTGTCCGACACCAACTGTTTCTATAAAAATAGTATCGAAACCTGCTGATTCACATAAAATTATTGTTTCCCGTGTTTTCCTTGCTACTCCTCCGAGCGTTCCTGCAGAAGGTGAAGGACGAATATATGCATTAGTATCAATAGAAAGTTCTTCCATTCTTGTTTTGTCGCCTAATATACTTCCTTTTGAACGCTCACTACTTGGGTCAATGGCAAGAACAGCAAGTTTTTTTCCTTTATTTGTTATTTCTTTTCCAAATGTTTCAATAAATGTACTTTTTCCTACTCCCGGGACACCTGTAATTCCAATCCTTATTGAATTTCCCGAATAAGGTAAACATTTTTCAATTATTTCCTGAGCAAGATTATGATGAGTAATTAAAGAACTTTCAATTAATGTTATTGCCTGACTTAGTATGGTAATGTCACCTTTTTTAATGCCTGTAACATATTCATTAACTGTTAGAAGTTTCTTTTTTCTTGTTTTAAATTTTTTAACAGCATTTTCATCAACAGAAGGTGGTTGTTCAATCCCATTATTCACTGAT includes these proteins:
- a CDS encoding T9SS type A sorting domain-containing protein, which gives rise to MKNFYFILFLILSLLTLEKANSQQWHETDKTLPVPYLNNASDQYGSSVSIDGNYAIVGASGFNDMQGSAYILHYNGTSWETLAKLTASDWASNDHFGHSVSISGDVALVGAYKDNVNGSYSGSAYIFKKPETGWVDTTETAKLTASNGAYYDHFGYSVSISGDVVLIGAIYKYDNGSAYIFEKPETGWVDMTETAWLTASDAAYDDDYFGWSVSISGNVALIGAHNDDDNGSESGSAYIFEKPVSGWVDTTETAKLTASDGASYDYFGYSVSISGDVALIGAYGDADYGSYSGSAYIFEKPVSGWVDTTETAKLTASDGAINDRFGCSVSLFGDVAIVGARDDADNGLYSGSAYVFEQPVTGWVNITETAKLVTLDGEYGDNFGYSVSLSGDVALIGTHLDDDNGKNSGSAYIFEKPVTGWVNMTETIKILPQPYSNNINHYYGSSVFIDGDYAIIGAYGFNGFDDYIGCAYILHYNGTNWETLARLTASDGASGDYFGYSVSISGDVAIVGAYQDDDNGLESGSAYIFEKPVSGWVDMTETAKLIASDGESNDYFGYSVSISGDVALIGAYRDDDNGIACGSAYIFEKPVTGWVNSTETAKLLASDGPGYYDHFGYSVSISGHVAIIGAPGNYSNTGSAYIFEKPETGWVDTSETASFNAVGSDFGCSVSISGDVALVGAYNGRIAGVYEKPPTGWAGWIPNTAKLVASDNESYFGRSVSISGDVALIGAYDNGAYIFKKPANGWVDTTETQKFISQEEEINDYFGYSVSIFEDMALISAYRDDDNGPISGSAYFFKNFYLFEEEAAICNGEIYSWHESNYTATGIYYDSLLSINDVDSIYVLDLIVNPVYNFSEDTTICGTFIWHGNEYNTSGIYYDSITTTNGCDSVYELTLIVNSVYLIEEAVAICEGETYFTQGELQTEPGTYYDTLQTVFGCDSVIVTNLTVNAVFETVVEPAICEGENYFAQGELQTEPGTYYDTLQTVFGCDSVIVTNLTVNAVFETVVEPVICEGESYFAQGEYQTLSGTYYDTLQTVLGCDSVIITNLTVNAVYETPVSSDICAGESYDFFGTELSESGDYSHTLTSINSCDSVIALTLTVYPLPIVNLGNDTTIYDTDLILLDAGEGFAGYEWNDGSTSQTLEVNGTLLDTISYTYSVTVTDNNSCSNSDTIVITIKSSTDILSINTNPAIVKLYPNPTTGLINLSIENIGKDKIIVNIVSIDGKVIYTKEFENIADKIIEELDLTNHRKGIYLIKVFNNKTVKTERLILD
- a CDS encoding S9 family peptidase, coding for MENIKPPVAEKIKKELTIHGDTRIDNYYWLNKRDNPKVIDYLKAENEYTKERLKHTEKFQEKLFNEIVGRIKQTDESVPYKNNGYYYYTRYEEGKEYPIYCRKKENLEANEEILINVNEMAKGYSYYQLTGLSVSMDNKLLSFGVDTVSRRKYTIYIKDIETGKIFTEKINNTTGRAVWANDNKTIFYTLKDETLRAYKILKHKLGEDVLNDKELFTETDETYYTYISKTKSNKYLIIKSKSTLSSEYRFLDADNTDGEFKIIQKREKDLEYSISHYKDKFYIVTNFNAKNFRLMETPVCKTDKENWKEIIPHRNDVLIKKIEVFNDYIVVSERENGLIQLKVIELKNNNEYFIDFGEETYEAYISVNYEFETNLLRYKYSSLTTPSSTFDFDMKTKEKKLLKQQEIIGDFNSDNYVSERLYANARDGKKVPISLVYRKGLEKNGNNPLLLYSYGSYGSSVEPYFSSIRLSLLDRGFVYAIAHIRGGQELGREWYEDGKLLNKKNTFTDFIDCAEYLIEQKFTNKSKLFALGGSAGGLLMGVIINMRPDLFKGVVAAVPFVDVVTTMLDEDIPLTTSEYDEWGNPNEKVYYDYMLSYSPYDNVEKMNYPAMLVTTGLHDSQVQYWEPAKWLAKLRDKKTDNNMLLLYTNMEYGHGGASGRFERYKEIALDYAFFLNLLDVNE
- the meaB gene encoding methylmalonyl Co-A mutase-associated GTPase MeaB, which translates into the protein MKKSLKNKSALSVNNGIEQPPSVDENAVKKFKTRKKKLLTVNEYVTGIKKGDITILSQAITLIESSLITHHNLAQEIIEKCLPYSGNSIRIGITGVPGVGKSTFIETFGKEITNKGKKLAVLAIDPSSERSKGSILGDKTRMEELSIDTNAYIRPSPSAGTLGGVARKTRETIILCESAGFDTIFIETVGVGQSETAVHSMVDFFLLLMLAGAGDELQGIKRGIMEMADMIAITKSDGENIGKTKLAAREYKNALHFFPPTPSGWEQKVVLCSAISKAGINDIWENIIKYHKLTLDNNYFNIRRKEQAKYWMYQSINEQLKSNFYNHPDISAKLSMYENDVMNKKISPFIAAKKLLNYYFNNK